The Candidatus Saccharimonadia bacterium genomic interval TCATCGAAAACCGCGGCGGCACCCGCGTCTGGACCGAGATCAGCTACTCGCCGATCTTCGACGACGCCGGCCGAGTCACCTCCGGCATCGCCATTATCCGCAACACCACCAAAGACCGCGAAGTCGAAGAGATCAAATCCGACTTCATTTCGATCGTGTCCCACGAACTCCGCACCCCGCTCACCGCGATCAAAGGCTTTCTCTCCATGACCCTCAAGCACGATTTTGGCGAGCTCAGCGACAAACAGTTTCACTATCTCAGCCGCGTCTACCAATCAAACCAACGCATGATCGACCTCGTCGAAGATCTCATGGATGCCACCTACATCGAATCAGGCAAAATTACCCTCAACATCGCCCCTGTCGCCCTCGACAGTGTCATCGCGAGCGTCGTCTCCGAGGTGGCCGCCAAAGGTGCCGCCAGCCACATCATGATCAATGTCCGCCGCCGCCAACGCCTGCCGCTAGTGCTCGCCGACGAGACCAGGCTCCATCAAATCATCCTCAACCTCGTCGACAACGCCATCAAATACTCAATGCCAGGCACCGAGGTCCAAATAAACTTCCGCATCCAGGGCGACGAGCTCATCACCACCGTAGCCGATCACGGCGTAGGCATTGGCAAGTCCCAGATCGACCGCCTGTTCACCAAATTCGGCCGCATTTTCAATCCCCTGAGCGTCCAAGCCGGCGGCACCGGCCTCGGCCTCTACATCGTCAAAAACCTCATCGAGTCACACGACGGCCGCATTTGGGTCACGAGTATCGAGGGCAAAGGCAGCCGATTTAACTTCAGTTTGCCCATTGCCAAGCAATTACCGCTCATAGAGTAATATTTTGATCCCCAGGGGTGGTTGCCATCTGGGATTATCTGTTAAACTAGGGGAAGAGGAGTTAGGGTATGGCAAAAATTTTACTGGTCGAAGACGACACCATCTTGGTCGAGATGTACCAAGCCAAATTTGAACTTGAAGGCCACAGCGTCAAAGTAGCCACCAACGGCGAAGAATGCCTAGCCGTACTCAAAGAATTCCAACCCGAACTCATTTTGCTCGACATCCTCATGCCCAAGCTCAATGGCTTCCATGTGCTCAAAGAGATCAAGAAGCAACCCGACCTGCGCCAAATTCCAGTCATTTTGCTCACCAACTTGGGCCAAGCCGAAGTCGACATGAACCAAGAGCTCGCCAAAGCTTTAGGGGTCAACGATTACCTCATCAAGAGCCACCACACGCCCGACGAAGTCGTCCAAAAAGCCGTGAAAGTGCTCGGCGCGACTGGACACAAAGCCGCCGCCAGCGACAAATAGGGGCGTGGACGCCGTTGATCCGCGCCTCGATGCCATCTGCAACAGCCTGTATCGGGTGGCTGTCAAAGCCGTCATCATCCGCGACCACAAAATTCTGCTTGTCAAAGAGCGCGACGATGAGTGGTGGAGCCTACCGGGCGGCGGCATTGACCACGGCGAAACCCCGGCCGAGGCCCTCATCCGCGAACTAGCCGAAGAGCTCGGCCTCGCCCCCGCCGACATCAAAACCGACGGCCGCGTCATCCTGGCCACCGCCGGCGCCGTTGTGGGCGGCATCCCCAAAGCTAATTTGTTTTATCGCGTCAACGTTGCCATCGAGCACATCCACCCCAGCACGGCCGATGTCGAAAAATCCGGCTGGTTTACGGCCACCGAACTCGCCACGCTTTACCTCAGTCCGTCAGCCGGCGACGTCAACAGCCATCTTGTTGGCCTTCTGACCGAAGCCTAACCACAGACGACGCTCAAATGCGCCCAGGAAGCGCCGGACACCGGCTTGTTCCGCGAACTCATCCTTATTTGCAAAATCCGTACCCGTCGTCTTGTCTGGCGCTTCACGGCGCCGGTGTCCAGCGCTTCCTGAGGCGTTTCCGGAGCAACACGACCTATAATGACTTTATGCCCAGCAAACCCGCCTACCAAACCCAAGGCATCGTCATCGGCCGCACCAACTTTGGCGAAGCCGATAGAGTAGTGCGGTTCCTCACCGCAGGCTACGGCAAAGTCAGCGCCGTGGCCAAAGGCGTACGCAAGATCAAATCGCGCTCCGGCGGCCATCTCGAGCTCTTCGGTGAGGTCAATCTCATGCTCATCGCCGGCCGCAATCTCGACACCGTCACCAGCGCACGCCTCCTATGGTATCCCCACGATTTTGTCAGCCACTACGACCGGCTCGAGCTAGCCTTCATCATCGCCCGCACCGTCGACCGTCTCACCGAGCCAGGGCAGCCCACCCCCGGCCTCTACGAGCTCACGCGCGAGGCCCTAGGCGCCCTCGATGACGGCCCCAGCGATATCGTGCTCATTGAGCTCTGGTTCAAGCTCCGCCTGCTCGATGTGCTCGGCTACCGCCCAGAGCTGGGCGCCTGCATTATCTGCGGTCAACAATCCGCCGAGACCACCTACGCCTTCAGCACCGAACGCGGCGGCATCGTCTGCCACGCCGACAGCAACCCGCTAGACACCCCCATGAGCACCGAGCAAATCAAATTTTGGCGCTTGCTTTCCGACTACCCTTACCAAACCATAGCGCACATCGCCGATGCGCCCGCCCTCGCAACCGCTACGTTGAGTCTTTGTAATACATTTTACGAACACCATCTCAGCTATTCATTCCTCGCAACATCAACTTTTGACAAAAACGATAAAAAATGACAACGTATTAAAGCTTAATCAGCAAATTGGAACCCCGCAACTCGTGGAGGCACGCCATGTCCATCGGCACCCCCATCGCCGTCACCCTCGAGCCCGTAACCGGGCCGAACGGAGAACTCACCGGCGGACTCCTCCGTCTGCCCGACGGTACCGTGTACTACATCACGGGAGCCGAACCGGTCGACCGGCACGACAAGCCCAACGACACGCCCTACGTCTACCTGTACCGGAGCGAGGATGGGTCGTGCTGGAGGATCCACCCATCGGATGGCGCCACCGTGCGCGTCGTACCGTACAAGTTCCACTCTATGCACCACTTGGACGCCGCGGCCATCGAGGCGCTCGCCATCGGCGTGCACTACCCACCGGAGTGCACAGTGCTCAAACTGGCAGGAGCAGCGTTCATCGCCCCTCGGCGCTGGACGCCCGAGACCCTGGCCGCCGCCGCTCAGCAGGCGTGGCCCGACGCGTGGGCGGAATTCGCCCCGACCACCAGCTGACCAAGCACCACCCCGGACCCAGCGCCCCGCGCTGGGTCCGGGCCGACCCCAGTCTTCAACCCACTTGAAGCCTGAGGCCGGGATGCTACAATAACGCCCATAATCCTCATCGAAAGCCACCCCATGACCTCCCAATCCGAACTCAGCTGGACCCTCGCCGACTACCAGCATGCCCACATCGACCCACCGGAGCGCATTATCAGCCACCCCGAGCGCACCGAAGGCCAGATGATGACCGACGACGAAATCGAAGAGTTTATCAAACACTCCATCGCCACCTGCCGTATCCTGCTCGACAAGCGCTCACCGCGCTACGAGCAAGTAGTCGGAAACTACGTCGCCGATCTCACGTATCTGCTAAGCCTTGGCCGAATCAGTGATGACGACTATAATGAGCTCACCGAACCCGATAATCTCAGATTTTAGGTAGTTTCTATGGCCACATCTCACCCCACCCCTTCGCTCGAAACCATCGTCGCGCTCGCCAAGCGGCGCGGTTTTATTTTTCAAGGCTCCGATATTTACGGGGGGCTGGCCGGCACCTGGGACTACGGCCCCTACGGCACGCTGCTCAAAAACAACCTCAAGACCCTCTGGTGGAGCCATTTCGTCACCGAGCGCGAAGACATGTACGGCCTCGATAGCGCCATCCTCATGAACCCCCGCGTGTGGGAGGCCAGCGGCCATACCGGCGCCGGCTTTGCCGATGCGCTCGTGGAAGACCTGGGGACCAACAAACGTTACCGCGCCGACCACCTGCTCGAAGATGCCGGCGTCGAAGACGTTGCCGAGCTCACCATGGCGCAAATGAGCCTCAAAATCCGCGAGCTCGGCCTCAAAAGCCCCGAGGGCAACGAGCTCAGCGAAGCCCGCACCTTCAACCTCATGTTTTCCACCCAAGCCGGCCCCGTCGACGACACCTCCGCCAAGGTTTACCTGCGCCCCGAAACCGCCCAGGGCATGTTCGTGAATTTCAAAAACGTTCTCGATTCCATCCACCCCAAATTACCCTTTGGCATAGCCCAAATCGGCAAAAACTTCCGCAATGAAATCACCCCCCGTGATTTCATTTTCCGCGTGCGCGAGCTTGAGATTATGGAGTTTGAATACTTCGTGCGGGAGGGGGACTGGGAAAAAATCTTCGACGAGCTCCACCAGCTCACCCTCGCCTGGTACGAGCGCATCGGCCTACCGGCATCCGCCATCCATGAGCTCGACGTCCCCGCCGCCGACCGCGCGCATTACTCCAAGAAAACCATCGATTTTGAATACGAATTCCCGATCGGCACCAAAGAAATCGGCGGCCTGGCCTACCGCACCGATTTCGACCTCACCAACCACATGAAGCACTCCGGCGTCGACCTCACGTATTTGGATTCAGCCACCGGCGAGCGCTTCGTGCCCCACGTCATCGAGCCCACCTTTGGCCTCGACCGCAACGTGCTAGCCGTACTCACCGCCGCCTATCGCGAGGAGGCGGTAGGGGAGGGGGACACCCGCGTCGTGCTGGGGCTCAAGCCCGCCCTCGCCCCGATCAAGATCGCCGTCAGCCCGCTCCTGCGCAACAAACCCGAGCTCATGGACAAAGCCCGCGAGGTCTTCAAAACCCTCAAAGCTAGGTACGGCAGCGTCATGTTCGACGACAACGGCAACATCGGCAAACGCTACCGCCGCCAAGACGAAATCGGCACCCCCCTGTGCGTCGTCATCGACTTCGACACCCTCTCAGACCACACCGTCACCGTCCGCCATCGCGACACCATGGAGCAAACCCGCGTCAAAATTGCCGATTTGCCCACCAAACTCGATAACCAATTGGAGGCGTTTTAAGATTATGGCTGCTGTCACGGGCCCTAAAGTCGTCGTCATCGGTGCCGGTACCGGCACGTTCACCATTCTCACTGCACTCAAATATTACGCTCGCGACATCACCGCCATCGTCAACATGTCCGACGATGGCGGCTCCACCGGCATTCTGCGCGATGAACTCGGCGCCCTGCCGCCCGGCGACGTCCGCCAGTGCCTCGTGGCACTGAGCGAATCCGATCAAAAACTCCGCGATCTTTTCAACTATCGCTTCGACGAGGGCACCTTCGGCGGCCACTCGTTTGGCAATATCTTCCTCAGTGCCCTCGAAAAAACCACTGGCAGCTTCGCCGACGCGGTCAAAACCGCTGGCGAAATCCTCAACATCTCGGGGCACGTCGTGCCGGTCACCCTGTCGAACGTCAAGCTTGTGCTCACCAAGGCTAGTGGGGAAGTCGTAAAAGGAGAGTACCAAATCGTGGGGCACGATTTCGACAGCAACCGGCCCCAGCTTTCGCTCGAGCCCAACGCCCAGCTCAACCCCGAGGCCAAAACCGCCATTGAGGCCGCCGACATCGTCGTAATCGCCCCCGGCAACCTCTACACCTCGCTCGCACCCACGCTTATCGTCAGCGGCATGAGCGAGGCTCTGGCCAAAACTCGCGCCAAACTCGTCTATATCTCGAATCTCGTCACCAAACCCGGCCAAACCGATGGCTTCAAAGTCGACGATTACGTCCGCGAGATCGAGCGTTTTATCGGCTCCAAAACCGTCGACTATGTCATTTACAACAGCCACAAACCCAGCGACGAATTGCTCCGCCGCTACGCCAAAGCCGGCGAGTTTGCGGTCGAATTCGACCCCGAAGCCTTCAAGAAACACCACGCCCAGGCCATCGGCGAAGACCTCGTATCGGCCGCCATACCACAGCTCAAACCCTCCGAGCAGCTCATCCCGCGCACGCTCATTCGCCATGATTCCGACAAAGTCGCCCGGCTCATAATGCGAGTCTACTTTAGCTAATGAAACCCACCACCGCTGTCATCATGGCCGCCGGGCTCGGCACCCGCATGCTGCCGGTCACTGCCGCCGTCCAGAAGGAAATGCTGCCTATTCTCAACCGGCCGGTGATCGACTACACCGTAGCCGATCTGGTAGCTGCCGGCATCACCCGCATTCTCTTCATCACCCGCGCCGGCCAAACCGGACTCAAAGACTACTACCAAGGCAACCCGCCCTACATCGCCGCCCTCAAGCGACTTGGCAAAACCGAAGTCGCCAAAAGCCTGGCCGCCATCCATGCCCAAGCGCGGTTTGAATTCATCGAGCAGTCCGAAGACGCCGGCTACGGTACCGCCGTCCCGCTCATCACCGCGCTCCCACACCTCGATCCCTCCGAGACCATCATCTACTGCAGCGGGGATGATTTCGTCTGGCGCGCCGATGCCAAGTCCGAAATGACCGATTTCGTCACCGCCTATACCGCCGGCGATGCCGAGGGCGCGCTCATGGTCACTACCGTCCCCGCCTCCGAGCTCACTCGCTACGGCGTCCTGGCCACCAACGAGCAGGGGAGCCGGCACTACCTCACGAGCATTGCCGACCAACCTCAACCCAGCCAAGCCCCGTCGCGTCAAGCCAATATCTCCAAATACATCCTGACGCCCCAGCTCCAACGCTACGCCACCGCCACCACACCCAACCCCAACGGCGAGCTCTCCATTACCGACGCCTTAACGAGCGCTGCCACCACACACAAAATCCTCGTCCACCCCATCAGCGGCACGTATCTCGACACCGGTACGCCCGCCGCGTGGCTTGGGGCCAACCGCATCGTCGCAGACAGCGTGCTTACCAAAAGCTAATTTGGCCAAGCGCCTATTTACATTGAGAAAAAAATGTTATAGTATTATAATCAAATTGAGACGAAACAGGCCCAAACATAAATATTGCCGTAGCTATTGACGCGACATATTATATGTTTTATAATTTCAGACGATGACAAATTCCGTTACCACCAAATCGAATATCACCTACGATTACAAATCGGCCGTTGAGCAAATCCTCAAGGAACTCCGGCGCGACCGTGACCGGCAAATCATTGCCCGCCGGTTTGGCTTTGGTTTGGCGCGCCGCCAAACGCTCGAGAAAATCGGCAGCGACTTCGAGATCACCCGCGAACGCGTCCGCCAGATCGAGAAAGCCGCCATTGCCAAAATGCGCACCAGCGACGCCGCCGAAATCGCCACGGGTAGCGAACTCTTGCGCGCCATCACCGCCGATCAGGGCGGAATCGTGCCCACCGCCGACGTTGCCGAAATGCTCGGCGCCCCCGAAACCGACGTACCATATCTCGTTTTTCTAGCCCTCCTGTCGCCCAGCGTTGACCTCATCGAAGACAACGACGATACCCGTCAAGCCGCCGGCCTCGCCGGTATCTATTCGCCGTCGCAAGTCAACCAGTTGCTCACCGAAATCGCCAAAACCGTCAAAGACCACGCCAAACCGATCACGCTTGCCAAGCTCAAGATCAAACTCCCTTCCGAGCTCGATAGCCGCACCCTCGAGCAGCTCATGCGCATCTCCAAGCGCCTAGCCTACTTCGACGGCAAATGGGGCCTCATCACCTGGCCCGAGGTCAACCCCAAGAGCATCCGCGACAAAACCTACCTGGTGCTGTCGCGCCACGGCCGGCCGCTGCACTTCTCGGAGATCGCCAAGCACGTCCGCGGCCTCGGCGCCACCAAGCGCAACGTCACCATCCAAGCCGTGCACAACGAGCTCATCAAAGACGTCCGATTCATTCTCATCGGCCGCGGTATTTACGCGCTCGCCGAATGGGGCTACACCCCCGGCACCGTCGCCGAAATCATCGCCAGCGTCTTGCGCGAAGAGCAGCCGCTCCACAAAGACGAAATCGTGCGCCGCGTCTTACTCAAACGCCAGGTCAAAACCACCACCATCATCCTCAACCTGCAAGAAAAAGACCAGTTCCAGCGCACCGCCAAAGCCACCTACAAGCTCAACGACTAGACTAGTACCGACCGTCCCAGTGGCGTAAACTTGGGGGGAGGGTACCTGCTAGGCATGAACATTTCTACACTCCTAAGCCCCATCACGGCCATTTTTCAGATTATCGGCCTGGTGCTGTTTCATTTCTACGGTTGGGTCGTGGTGGTCGCGATCCTGGGCTATCTGTTGCTGCAAAACCGCCGCAAAACCAAGTGGATCAACACCACCGAAAACATCCTCTTGCTCGTGGAGGTCCCCAAAGACAACGAGAAAAAAGAGCTCTCAGCCGAGCAGATGTTCGCCTCACTCCATGGCATTTTGCGCCCCAAATCCGAACTAACCCGTGAAGGCTCCGTCCAGGAGCATGTTTCGTTCGAGATCGTCGCCCGGCGCAACTCGATCCAATTCTATGTCTGGACCCCTCGCCATCTCAAAGATTTTGTCGAAAGCCAGATCTACGCCCAATATCCCACGGTGCAGATCAAAGAAGGCCCCCAAGACTACGCCGCGGCCGATATCGCCGGCCGTACCATCTACGGCACCGAGCTCGGCCTCACCAAAGATACCCATCTGCCCATCAAAACCTTCGCCTCATTCGAGGTCGACCCGCTGGCCGGCATCACGGGCGTGCTCGCCAAACTCGAGCAAACGGGGGAGGAGGTGTGGATTCAAATTCTAGCCCGCCCCGTCGACGACGCCTGGCAAGATCAGGGCAAATCCTACGTCGAAAACGTCAAAGCCGGCGGGGCCAAGGGCGGCCTCGGCTCACTATTCAAAAATAGCCTCCTCGAGCTCCCGTCCTATATCGTCAGCAATTTCTTTGGCGCACTGTTTGCGCCCCCCAGCTCCAAAGAAAAAGCCGCTCCCGGCAAAGTCGAGCTCGGCACCGGCCAACAAGCCGTCATCAAGGCGGTCGAAGAAAAAATCACCAAGCTCGGCTACGAGGTCAAAATCCGCATCGCCTACCTTGGTCCCGACGACGCCTCGGCTCGCCAGCGCCTCCAGGCCATCGTGGGCGGCTTCAAGCAATTCAACACCACCAACCTCAACGGCTTCACCAACGCCAGGATGTACAACTCACCCGAGTTCATCGGCGATTACCAAGCCCGGCTGTTTTTCGACACCGGCTATATCCTCAACATCGAGGAACTCGCTTCGCTCTACCACTTGCCCCACAAATCCGTCGAGACGCCCAATATGGTCTGGACCACCGCCAAAACCAGCGAACCACCCTCAAACATCCCGGTCGAAGGCATTGGCGAAGCCGGCGATCTGAGCCTGTTTGGCCTCACCAACTTCCGCGGCCGTCACCTCAAATTCGGCATCAAGCGCAAAGACCGCGGCCGGCACATGTACATCATTGGCCAAACCGGGGCAGGAAAGTCGTTTCTGCTACAGCTCCTCACGCTGTCCGACATCTACCACGACGTCGGCTTTGCCATCGTCGACCCGCACGGCGACTACGCCACCGACATCATGAAGTACATCCCCGAACACCGTCTCAACGACGTCATCTACCTCAACCCGGCCGACCGCGAATTTCCCATGGCCTTCAACCCCATGGAAATCACCGACCCCGCCATGAAAGACCACATCAGCTCCGAACTCGTGGGTGTACTCAAGCGCATGTTTGAGAGCTGGGGACCACGGCTCGAATACATCTTGCGCTACACCATCCTGGCCCTCCTCGACCACCCCGACTCCACCATGCTCGACATTCCCCGCATGCTCAATGAGAAAGACTTCCGCAAAGAAGTCATCCGCAGCGTCCAAGACCCGGTCGTGAAAAGCTTCTGGGTCACAGAATTTGCCTCCTGGAACGAAAAATTCGCCTCCGAAGCCGTCGCTCCGGTACTCAATAAGGTCGGCGCGTTCGTAGCCAACCCCCTCGTGCGCAACATCATCGGTCAAAAAAAGAGCGCCTTCAACATCCGGCAAATTATGGATGAAGGCAAAATCCTGCTCGTAAACCTCAGCCGCGGTCAGGTCGGTGAAGACAACGCCGCCATTCTGGGCGCGCTCATGGTCACCAAAATCCAGCTGGCCGCCATGTCCCGCGCCGACATGCCGCTCGAAGACCGCCGGCCGTTTTACCTCTACGTCGATGAGTTCCAAAACTTCGCCACCGACTCGTTCGCCGTCATCCTCTCCGAGGCGCGCAAGTACGGCCTCAATCTCACCGTCGCCAACCAATACGTGTCCCAAATGCCCGAGGTCGTGCGCGACGCCGTCTTCGGCAACGTCGGCACCATGGTGAGCTTCCGCATCGGTCCCAGCGACTCCACCGTGCTCGGCAAATACTTCGAGCCCGTCTTCGAAGCTATCGACCTCACCAAGCTCCACAACCAAAATATCTTCATCTCCATGATCATCGACGGCGAAAAAGCCCCACCGTTTTCCGCCGCCACCCTGCGCATGCCCGATCCCGAAAACGACCTCACGCCCACCATCATCCAGATGACCCGCGACCGACTCGCCTCGGCGCGCGCCGTCGTGGAAGCCGACATCCGGACTCGTACCGCCGGGGGACACGACGAAGGCAACCGGGCTGTCGGCGCTCCCGATCAAAAACCGAACAAAGATCTTCTCAACGCCCTCAAGAATCCCACCCCGCCACCCGGCAGCCCGCGGACAGGGGAGCAGGGGAGTGCGCGCCGAACCGAACCGCCACGCCACGACAACCGCGGCGGAAACCGGCCCAGCGGTGGCGGAGGAGGCGGCGGGGGACTCAGCAGCCGACCCGTCAGCCAGGATGTCCCCTACCGTCCCGCCGAGCGACGCGAGCCGGCGATCCACCAGGCCGCCGCGCCCATTACAGCCGCCCCACCCGCGCCGCCGCCCGCCCAGCCCCCCGCAGGCAGCCTGGAGCCCGGCCAACCCATCAATTTGCGCTAATCCACCACCCCACAAACCAGAACAGCCTAAGTCGCAAACGGGAAGGAGTTAGAGTCCCGCACAACCCTTCACCAGAAGATTTGACCGACACCAAGCCAAGAAACCGGTACTACGTGTCATCTTCAATCGAAATGAGATTACGTCGCACAATGTATATTTTACGGCGCGAACCAGCTAAAACGCCATTTTAGAGCAAAAATCACCGTCAAAATCAGATCTTCAATTTTTCAAACTTTTTGCGTTTTTCTACCCCCCAACGAAAGGGGAATCTTCTTTCGCTCTCACTCGTTTACCCCCGTGCAAAAACCACCCAAACAGGCACATACAAAAACCGAACTTAAACTAGGGGAGTGGAAACATCATTTATAGTACGCTTTGCCCGCGATGCGCAGGTCAATGTATTCCGCCGGAGTACGCTTCTGGGCCACCAGCAGCCGCTGCACCGCCTGCAGATCGGCCAGCTCCTCAGGTACCTCCCTCCCCGTATCAAACAACAAGCGATACCCCTTGTTCGTCGTCGCCGCCAGATCCAGCGTCGTATCCTTAATATCAAGCCGCGCTACCTGTATCCCCGTCGCCGCCAACGCCGGCACCACCTGCCCGGCAAACGCCACGAAGTGCGCCGACACCGCTTTTTGGCCCACCTGCACCGGCAAGTTGCTGCCGTCGTACACCACCGGGAAAGCCGGCGCACCGACGACCGTACCAATCACCGTACCGTCACGATCGAGCACATAGGTCTGATTACCCGTACTCCAGCCGAGGCTTGGCTGCTTCAGCGTCGCCGTCACCACGATCGTATGCAGCCAGCGCCGCCGCACCGACACACTCCGCAGCAACGGATCATCTTGTTGTAATTTTGACACGAAGGCCCCATCGTCAAACGTCAGCAGGTTCCCCCACTGCCACCTACTCGCCACCAGTTTGCGCACCTCAGATTCAATTTCAGCCTTGCGCACCGGCGCTTCCACCTTCACGACGGTCAGCGCAAACAACTGCCCTATCCCCCACCCGGCCGCGATCACTAGCCCCAGCAGCACCAGGAGTCGCCGCTGCAATGGGCCCAGCCCCGGCGGCTTCACTCCCCTCCTGCGCGACGGCCGAGCCAACGGCGCCGCCCGGCCATACACCTGCCGCCCTGATACCCTCACCCGTCGCTCATTCATGCCCGAGACTCCGTGTTCGGTTTTTGTTTGCTCGAGCCAACCTGCTGCCCCACCTGCAAAACCAACCGAGCCAAATCCGCCGCCGCCGTGGGCCGCGAAAACGCGCCGATCGCCGCCGACAGCCGCGTCTGCTCGGCTTCATCGCCCAAAATGTGATCAATCTCTGCCACCAAACCACCGGCCGTCAAGCGCGCCCCATCAAGCACTCGCACCGCCCCTTGCCGGCTCAAAACCCGCGCATTCTCCACCTGGTGCCCCGCCATCTCATAATTCGGAATCAAAATCGTTGGCTTACCCAGCGCTGCCGAATCATTGATCGTATTTACCCCCGCTCGGCCGATCACGAGGTCTGCCGCCGCCAGCGCCAACCCCATATCTGCCATCAGAAAACCATAAGGATGATACCGGTCCATATGCGGCTCTTTGCGCCGCCGGCTCAATTCAAAATTAATCCGTCCAATTTCACCCTCGCCGGCTTGGTGAATAAGTTGGTACTTGGCCAGCAATTCCGGCAGAGCCGCCAGGACCACGTTGTTGATCTGCGCCGCTCCCTGCGAACCACCCGTCACCAGCACCACGGGCAACGATTCCGTCAATTTGAAGTGCGCGATGCCCTCCAGCCGGTGCACCCCCGCAATATCCGACCGCACCGGATTGCCTACGTACACCACCTTGGCTGGCTCAAACAGCCGGTAGCTCTTGGCCGGAAAACCCACCGCAATTTTGGTAGCCCACCGGCTCAGCACCCGGTTGGTCAGCCCGGGCGTCGCGTCTGATTCGTGAATCACAAACGGAATGCCCAGCATCTTGGCCGCGATCCCCACCGGCAGGCACACAAACCCGCCCTTCAAGAACACCACATCCGGCTTAAAACTCCGCAAAATCCGCAGCGATTGCCCCACTCCCTGCACAGTCTTGAGGCTGTCACGCGCATTCGGCCCCAGCGTCGCCACGTTGAAGATTTTGGCCATCCCCGAATCAAAATGATTGCGCCGAAATTTGCCCGCCGCGATCGGCGCAAACGCCAAACCCGCCGCCGCCACAATCTTGGCCTCCATACCGCCTGCCTGACCCACGTAGAGCAGGTCGAGAGCGCTATCGAGCGACTTTAACGCGTCGCTGGTTGCCAGTGTCGGCAAAATGTGGCCGGCTGATCCCCCGCCGCTCACGACTACTCGCATCGCTTACCTCTCTTACGGTGTACTTAGAAATGTTCAAAAGGATCCCAGCCGCAAACAGCGACACCACCAGGCTCGTTCCGCCATACGATATAAACGGCAGCGGAATGCCCGTAAGCGGTACCAGCGACAGCATCGCACCGATATTAATAATCGACTGAAACAGCAGCCACAATGAAATACCAGTAGCCACCAGGCGAGCAAAAACATCCGGCGCCGCCCGAGCCACCCGCAGTCCACGATACACGAGTAGCCCGAAAAGTCCCACCACCGCGATCGACCCAATCAGCCCAAACTCCTCGGCAATAATCGCAAAAATCGAATCGTTGGCCGCCTCGGGCAGATAGCCATACACCTGAATGCTATGCCCCAAACCCAACCCAATCAGCCCGCCCGAACCCACGCCCAGCAGGGCCTGGCAGACGTGTAGCGAGCT includes:
- a CDS encoding sigma factor-like helix-turn-helix DNA-binding protein, yielding MTNSVTTKSNITYDYKSAVEQILKELRRDRDRQIIARRFGFGLARRQTLEKIGSDFEITRERVRQIEKAAIAKMRTSDAAEIATGSELLRAITADQGGIVPTADVAEMLGAPETDVPYLVFLALLSPSVDLIEDNDDTRQAAGLAGIYSPSQVNQLLTEIAKTVKDHAKPITLAKLKIKLPSELDSRTLEQLMRISKRLAYFDGKWGLITWPEVNPKSIRDKTYLVLSRHGRPLHFSEIAKHVRGLGATKRNVTIQAVHNELIKDVRFILIGRGIYALAEWGYTPGTVAEIIASVLREEQPLHKDEIVRRVLLKRQVKTTTIILNLQEKDQFQRTAKATYKLND
- a CDS encoding sugar phosphate nucleotidyltransferase; protein product: MKPTTAVIMAAGLGTRMLPVTAAVQKEMLPILNRPVIDYTVADLVAAGITRILFITRAGQTGLKDYYQGNPPYIAALKRLGKTEVAKSLAAIHAQARFEFIEQSEDAGYGTAVPLITALPHLDPSETIIYCSGDDFVWRADAKSEMTDFVTAYTAGDAEGALMVTTVPASELTRYGVLATNEQGSRHYLTSIADQPQPSQAPSRQANISKYILTPQLQRYATATTPNPNGELSITDALTSAATTHKILVHPISGTYLDTGTPAAWLGANRIVADSVLTKS
- a CDS encoding glycine--tRNA ligase, whose translation is MATSHPTPSLETIVALAKRRGFIFQGSDIYGGLAGTWDYGPYGTLLKNNLKTLWWSHFVTEREDMYGLDSAILMNPRVWEASGHTGAGFADALVEDLGTNKRYRADHLLEDAGVEDVAELTMAQMSLKIRELGLKSPEGNELSEARTFNLMFSTQAGPVDDTSAKVYLRPETAQGMFVNFKNVLDSIHPKLPFGIAQIGKNFRNEITPRDFIFRVRELEIMEFEYFVREGDWEKIFDELHQLTLAWYERIGLPASAIHELDVPAADRAHYSKKTIDFEYEFPIGTKEIGGLAYRTDFDLTNHMKHSGVDLTYLDSATGERFVPHVIEPTFGLDRNVLAVLTAAYREEAVGEGDTRVVLGLKPALAPIKIAVSPLLRNKPELMDKAREVFKTLKARYGSVMFDDNGNIGKRYRRQDEIGTPLCVVIDFDTLSDHTVTVRHRDTMEQTRVKIADLPTKLDNQLEAF
- a CDS encoding NUDIX hydrolase, whose amino-acid sequence is MDAVDPRLDAICNSLYRVAVKAVIIRDHKILLVKERDDEWWSLPGGGIDHGETPAEALIRELAEELGLAPADIKTDGRVILATAGAVVGGIPKANLFYRVNVAIEHIHPSTADVEKSGWFTATELATLYLSPSAGDVNSHLVGLLTEA
- a CDS encoding response regulator, translated to MAKILLVEDDTILVEMYQAKFELEGHSVKVATNGEECLAVLKEFQPELILLDILMPKLNGFHVLKEIKKQPDLRQIPVILLTNLGQAEVDMNQELAKALGVNDYLIKSHHTPDEVVQKAVKVLGATGHKAAASDK
- a CDS encoding gluconeogenesis factor YvcK family protein, producing the protein MAAVTGPKVVVIGAGTGTFTILTALKYYARDITAIVNMSDDGGSTGILRDELGALPPGDVRQCLVALSESDQKLRDLFNYRFDEGTFGGHSFGNIFLSALEKTTGSFADAVKTAGEILNISGHVVPVTLSNVKLVLTKASGEVVKGEYQIVGHDFDSNRPQLSLEPNAQLNPEAKTAIEAADIVVIAPGNLYTSLAPTLIVSGMSEALAKTRAKLVYISNLVTKPGQTDGFKVDDYVREIERFIGSKTVDYVIYNSHKPSDELLRRYAKAGEFAVEFDPEAFKKHHAQAIGEDLVSAAIPQLKPSEQLIPRTLIRHDSDKVARLIMRVYFS
- the recO gene encoding DNA repair protein RecO yields the protein MPSKPAYQTQGIVIGRTNFGEADRVVRFLTAGYGKVSAVAKGVRKIKSRSGGHLELFGEVNLMLIAGRNLDTVTSARLLWYPHDFVSHYDRLELAFIIARTVDRLTEPGQPTPGLYELTREALGALDDGPSDIVLIELWFKLRLLDVLGYRPELGACIICGQQSAETTYAFSTERGGIVCHADSNPLDTPMSTEQIKFWRLLSDYPYQTIAHIADAPALATATLSLCNTFYEHHLSYSFLATSTFDKNDKK